A region from the Corylus avellana chromosome ca7, CavTom2PMs-1.0 genome encodes:
- the LOC132188701 gene encoding uncharacterized protein LOC132188701, with protein sequence MAGCLHILYKSIENLRDIYLQPDQNKNFLLNPKVANISGAQVPLLLPRFEQYSYPPKKFYRCTESYNYNCNYNFKHVANDQRAICPSCRKSMTSEVSCVDPPSDNIMASSSSEGGYVKGVITYMVMDDLEVKPMSIIAAITLLTKFNVTDIGAVEEKVVDFGMDEGVRLLGASFQSKTVLTDIFLEKDRNHTVNEESEIQDVE encoded by the exons ATGGCAGGCTGCTTGCATATCCTGTACAAGAGCATAGAGAATCTGCGTGATATTTACCTTCAACCAgaccaaaacaaaaactttctACTAAATCCAAAAGTAGCCAATATTTCTGGTGCTCAAGTCCCTCTCCTCTTGCCAAGATTTGAGCAGTACTCTTATCCTCCCAAGAAATTTTATAGGTGTACCGAAAGCTACAACTACAACTGCAACTACAACTTTAAGCACGTGGCTAATGACCAGAGAGCAATTTGTCCTTCGTGCAGGAAATCAATGACCTCAGAGGTAAGTTGCGTAGACCCACCAAGCGATAATATCATGGCATCCTCATCTAGTGAGGGAGGTTACGTGAAAGGGGTGATTACTTACATGGTGATGGATGATCTTGAGGTGAAGCCAATGTCCATCATCGCTGCTATCACTTTACTTACCAAATTTAATGTCACTGACATAGGGGCTGTTGAGGAGAAGGTGGTCGATTTCGGCATGGATGAG GGTGTGAGATTGCTCGGAGCATCTTTTCAATCGAAGACTGTTCTTACTGATATCTTCTTAGAGAAGGATCGGAACCATACTGTCAACGAAGAGTCTGAAATTCAAGATGTTGAATGA